Proteins found in one Bremerella volcania genomic segment:
- the rpmJ gene encoding 50S ribosomal protein L36, giving the protein MKVRASVKRICDKCKVVRRRGRVYVICENARHKQRQG; this is encoded by the coding sequence ATGAAGGTAAGAGCCAGCGTTAAGCGAATTTGCGACAAATGCAAAGTGGTCCGCCGTCGAGGCCGGGTCTATGTCATTTGTGAAAACGCCCGTCACAAGCAACGACAGGGCTAG
- a CDS encoding NAD(P)-dependent oxidoreductase: MTVLVVGATGATGKLLVEQLLSRGQHVRVIVRSRDRLPEAVKGHPGITIAEASLSDLTSEELQQHVLGCDSVASCLGHNLTLQGIFGHPRRLVTDTVRRLCQAVERTKPENRVRFVLMNTAGNQNRDLDEPATFANQCVVGLLRFAVPPHADNEQASDVLRQEIGKNSPSLSWVVVRPDSLVDQAEVTPYELHPSPTRDPIFNAGTTSRINVAHFMAELIMDRAVWGKWVGQMPVIYNCEAQ; the protein is encoded by the coding sequence ATGACGGTTCTCGTGGTAGGAGCGACTGGGGCGACCGGCAAGCTTTTGGTCGAGCAGTTGCTCAGCCGTGGGCAGCATGTACGCGTGATTGTCCGATCACGAGATCGTTTACCTGAAGCGGTAAAGGGGCATCCTGGAATAACGATCGCGGAAGCGAGTCTCTCGGATCTCACCAGCGAAGAGCTTCAGCAGCATGTTTTGGGGTGCGATAGTGTTGCCTCGTGCCTGGGGCATAACTTGACGCTCCAAGGCATCTTCGGGCATCCACGGAGGCTCGTAACCGACACCGTCCGGCGACTTTGCCAGGCAGTCGAGCGGACCAAGCCAGAAAACCGCGTCCGATTTGTTCTGATGAACACCGCAGGCAACCAGAATCGCGACCTGGACGAGCCGGCGACGTTTGCCAATCAATGCGTTGTGGGACTATTACGCTTTGCCGTGCCACCTCATGCCGACAACGAACAAGCATCGGACGTGCTTCGCCAAGAAATCGGAAAAAATAGTCCGTCGCTTAGTTGGGTCGTGGTAAGGCCGGATAGCCTAGTTGATCAAGCGGAGGTCACGCCCTACGAGCTTCATCCCTCACCGACAAGGGACCCCATTTTCAACGCCGGAACCACCAGTCGCATCAATGTGGCTCATTTCATGGCGGAATTGATCATGGACAGGGCAGTATGGGGAAAGTGGGTTGGCCAAATGCCTGTAATTTATAACTGTGAAGCTCAATAG
- the map gene encoding type I methionyl aminopeptidase: MITLRSKREIEKMHVAGQLVRQAHQKVAELVKPGITTAVLDKAVDDLFAEAGAVALFKGVPGKVPFPAATCISVNDEVVHGIPGKRILKEGDIVSVDTGAKIGGWCGDSAWTYAVGEISDEAKKLMEVTERALQIAIELLPVKKRWSQVAKEMQHEVESAGFSVITTLVGHGIGTTMHEEPQVPNYDSREFRQKGDFDLRPGLVLAVEPMVAVGREDLYLHGDGWTLSTKDRSLTAHFEHTLALTSSGVRILTGED; encoded by the coding sequence ATGATCACGCTCCGCTCCAAACGCGAGATCGAGAAAATGCATGTTGCCGGACAACTCGTTCGGCAAGCCCATCAAAAAGTGGCCGAACTGGTCAAGCCTGGGATCACCACGGCCGTACTCGACAAAGCCGTCGACGACCTGTTTGCCGAGGCAGGGGCTGTCGCTCTGTTCAAAGGAGTTCCCGGCAAGGTCCCCTTCCCTGCTGCCACATGCATCTCGGTCAACGATGAGGTGGTTCACGGAATCCCTGGCAAGCGGATCCTAAAGGAAGGAGACATCGTCAGCGTCGACACAGGGGCCAAAATCGGAGGCTGGTGCGGTGATTCGGCCTGGACCTATGCCGTCGGTGAGATCAGCGACGAAGCCAAGAAGCTAATGGAGGTGACGGAGCGGGCTCTGCAGATCGCGATCGAACTGCTACCGGTGAAAAAGCGTTGGAGCCAGGTGGCCAAGGAAATGCAACACGAGGTCGAGTCGGCCGGATTTTCGGTAATTACGACACTTGTGGGACATGGAATCGGCACAACGATGCACGAAGAGCCCCAGGTACCAAACTACGATTCTCGCGAATTCCGGCAAAAAGGCGACTTCGATCTTCGACCTGGCTTGGTCCTGGCTGTCGAGCCCATGGTGGCCGTCGGACGAGAGGATTTGTATCTGCATGGGGACGGTTGGACTCTTTCGACCAAGGATCGTAGCTTGACGGCTCACTTCGAGCATACGCTTGCCCTGACGTCCTCAGGCGTCCGAATTTTGACGGGGGAGGATTAA
- a CDS encoding adenylate kinase, translating into MRIIFLGPPGVGKGTQSHKLVEFLNIPHISTGEMLREAIRNKTELGMKVATQMEGGRLAADEIVVQLVRQRLTQPDCRNGYLLDGFPRTLPQAASLDLGLAVDDEAVDAVLNLTVDQDELLSRLMARAQKEDRGDDNEETIRNRMKVYDDMTSPLIAYYEEQKVLYRIDGIGTIEEVFDRIKAVLEEVDRKKNA; encoded by the coding sequence ATGCGGATTATCTTTCTCGGACCTCCTGGTGTCGGCAAAGGGACTCAGTCCCATAAGCTGGTCGAATTCCTGAACATTCCCCATATCTCAACAGGGGAAATGTTACGGGAAGCGATCCGCAATAAGACCGAACTCGGCATGAAAGTCGCCACCCAAATGGAAGGTGGTCGTCTTGCCGCGGACGAAATCGTCGTCCAGTTGGTACGCCAGCGCCTCACACAACCTGATTGTCGAAATGGCTATTTGCTGGACGGCTTCCCACGAACCCTGCCACAAGCCGCATCGCTTGATCTTGGCCTGGCTGTCGATGACGAAGCGGTCGATGCCGTTCTGAATCTTACCGTTGATCAAGATGAACTCTTGAGCCGATTAATGGCCCGGGCTCAGAAGGAAGATCGCGGAGACGATAACGAAGAGACGATTCGTAATCGGATGAAGGTTTACGACGATATGACCTCTCCATTGATCGCGTATTACGAAGAACAGAAGGTGCTCTATCGCATCGATGGGATCGGTACAATCGAGGAAGTCTTCGACCGCATTAAAGCCGTTCTGGAAGAAGTGGACCGAAAGAAGAACGCATGA
- the secY gene encoding preprotein translocase subunit SecY yields the protein MLEKVRVLFTIPELRTKILLTIGLLAVFRVGSQIPLPMIDQLKLQEMFASQGNEGVAGLLQQVSVFSASALSQITIFGLGIMPYISASIIFQLLGTVWKPLEELQKEGETGRKKINEYTRYATVALCVIQSYFYLASMTAVGEGGDSIVNQAFWTSSEPGNIDKSLYWGWAIVAVAIMTCGTVFLMWLGEQIDEFGIGNGISLLIMAGILAAMPGALLDLLYNTKPELTNFTRGEFGIETIVVLAILFVAVITGVVFIMQGQRKIPMQSAKHVRGRRVYGGTRQFLPLRINQAGVMPIIFASSLLLFPQFIFQALAGWTESATLANLADIFARGQSFLYIACYIALIYFFCYFWTAITFNPKDVSENLKNFGSFIPGYRPGRRTEEYLEKVMVRITYVGAGFLALVAIIPTLVSAELGVSPQVASFYGGTGLLIAVSVAFDLVQKIDSHLVMRNYKGLIEG from the coding sequence ATGTTGGAAAAAGTACGCGTCCTTTTCACCATCCCCGAACTACGGACGAAGATTCTTTTGACGATCGGCTTATTGGCCGTCTTTCGTGTCGGCTCGCAAATTCCACTGCCGATGATCGACCAACTCAAGCTGCAAGAGATGTTCGCCTCGCAAGGAAACGAAGGCGTTGCCGGTCTGCTGCAACAAGTCTCCGTTTTTAGTGCGAGTGCATTGAGCCAGATTACGATCTTTGGCCTCGGCATCATGCCCTATATCTCGGCGTCGATTATCTTCCAGCTCCTGGGCACCGTCTGGAAGCCGCTTGAAGAGTTGCAGAAGGAAGGGGAAACCGGACGCAAGAAAATCAATGAATACACCCGGTATGCGACCGTGGCGCTGTGTGTCATCCAAAGTTACTTCTACCTGGCGTCGATGACGGCTGTGGGGGAAGGGGGTGATAGCATCGTCAACCAGGCCTTCTGGACATCCTCGGAACCGGGGAATATCGATAAGAGCCTGTACTGGGGCTGGGCGATCGTCGCCGTGGCGATCATGACCTGCGGTACCGTCTTTTTGATGTGGCTCGGTGAGCAGATCGACGAGTTCGGCATTGGTAACGGGATCAGCCTTTTGATTATGGCTGGTATTCTCGCGGCAATGCCAGGGGCACTACTCGACCTGCTGTACAACACCAAGCCAGAGTTGACCAACTTCACGCGAGGGGAGTTTGGTATCGAAACCATTGTCGTGTTGGCGATCCTGTTTGTGGCGGTGATCACAGGCGTGGTCTTCATCATGCAGGGTCAACGCAAGATCCCGATGCAGAGTGCCAAGCACGTTCGCGGTCGCCGCGTTTATGGTGGTACCCGCCAATTCCTTCCACTGCGTATCAACCAAGCCGGCGTGATGCCGATCATTTTCGCCAGCAGCTTGCTGCTGTTCCCGCAGTTCATCTTCCAGGCTCTGGCCGGGTGGACCGAATCGGCAACGCTGGCGAACTTGGCCGATATTTTCGCCCGTGGACAAAGCTTTCTGTACATCGCTTGTTATATCGCCTTGATCTACTTCTTCTGCTACTTCTGGACGGCCATTACCTTCAACCCGAAAGACGTCTCGGAAAACCTGAAGAACTTTGGTTCGTTCATTCCCGGCTATCGCCCAGGTCGACGAACGGAGGAATACTTGGAAAAGGTCATGGTTCGCATCACGTACGTGGGTGCAGGCTTCCTTGCCTTGGTGGCCATCATTCCGACGCTCGTTTCCGCGGAACTAGGTGTCTCGCCTCAGGTAGCAAGCTTCTACGGTGGTACCGGTTTGCTCATTGCCGTGAGCGTGGCCTTCGATCTGGTGCAAAAGATCGATAGTCACTTGGTGATGCGTAACTATAAGGGGCTCATCGAGGGCTAA
- the rplO gene encoding 50S ribosomal protein L15, producing MSLHDINQGVHKNKRRQRIGRGTGSGWGKTSQRGHKGARSRAGWSNRPTFQGGQTPIVRHVPKRGFNNRWALTVAAVNIKDLNELFNDGDTVTMESLREKGLCKRRFDEVKILGDGELSKKLTVEAHRFSASAKEKIEKAGGTCNTVVRITTVAEKKEASKGAKA from the coding sequence ATGAGTTTGCACGATATCAACCAAGGCGTTCACAAGAATAAGCGTCGCCAACGCATCGGTCGTGGCACCGGTAGTGGTTGGGGCAAGACATCGCAGCGTGGTCACAAGGGGGCTCGCAGCCGTGCTGGTTGGTCGAATCGTCCGACCTTCCAGGGTGGTCAAACGCCGATCGTTCGCCACGTCCCTAAGCGCGGTTTCAACAACCGCTGGGCCTTGACGGTCGCTGCAGTCAACATCAAGGACCTGAACGAGTTGTTCAACGACGGCGATACGGTCACGATGGAATCGCTCCGTGAAAAGGGTCTTTGCAAGCGTCGTTTCGACGAAGTTAAGATTCTCGGCGACGGTGAACTTTCCAAGAAGCTGACCGTGGAAGCCCACCGCTTCAGCGCCTCGGCGAAGGAAAAGATCGAAAAGGCTGGCGGTACCTGCAACACGGTCGTCCGCATCACGACGGTGGCTGAAAAAAAGGAAGCCTCCAAAGGGGCTAAGGCCTAG
- the rpsE gene encoding 30S ribosomal protein S5, translating into MAKDSGKGGFVEKVVKIKRCAAVVKGGRRFSFAAMVVIGDGKSKVGWGYGKANEVPPSVQKAVKQAERKMLEVPIVEGSIPHKVIGTFGAGRVVMLPAHPGTGIIAGASVRAVCEAAGIHDVLTKSFGSTNPVVLVKATLNALEQLRTKEEIQRLRGVAV; encoded by the coding sequence GTGGCGAAAGATTCTGGCAAAGGCGGATTCGTCGAAAAGGTCGTGAAGATCAAGCGTTGTGCCGCCGTGGTCAAGGGTGGTCGTCGTTTCAGCTTCGCGGCGATGGTCGTCATTGGTGACGGCAAGAGCAAGGTCGGCTGGGGCTATGGCAAAGCCAACGAAGTTCCGCCGAGCGTCCAAAAGGCCGTCAAGCAAGCCGAACGCAAGATGCTCGAAGTTCCGATCGTGGAAGGCTCGATCCCACACAAGGTGATCGGTACCTTTGGTGCTGGCCGCGTGGTCATGCTTCCGGCTCACCCTGGTACCGGTATTATCGCTGGTGCTTCGGTTCGTGCCGTCTGTGAAGCCGCAGGGATCCACGACGTTTTGACCAAGAGCTTTGGTTCGACCAATCCAGTCGTCCTGGTGAAAGCCACTTTGAACGCCCTGGAACAGCTGCGAACCAAGGAAGAAATTCAACGCCTGCGAGGAGTTGCTGTCTAA
- the rplR gene encoding 50S ribosomal protein L18: MNKQKFIAKQRKRRSNHVRRKARGNAERPRLTIYRSNNNIYCQIIDDEAGRTLVSASSRDKDLRADGTAGNCEAAAKIGKAIAEKALAAGLKQVCFDRGHFRYNGRVAALATAAREGGLDF; this comes from the coding sequence GTGAACAAGCAAAAATTCATTGCCAAGCAGCGGAAACGTCGGAGCAATCACGTCCGTCGAAAGGCTCGTGGCAACGCCGAACGTCCTCGGCTGACGATTTACCGTAGTAACAACAACATCTACTGCCAGATCATCGATGACGAAGCAGGTCGCACCTTGGTGTCGGCCTCTTCCCGCGACAAAGATCTGCGTGCGGATGGTACCGCTGGCAACTGTGAAGCCGCCGCGAAGATCGGTAAGGCCATCGCCGAGAAGGCACTGGCTGCCGGGCTGAAGCAGGTTTGCTTCGATCGTGGTCACTTTCGCTACAACGGTCGTGTCGCCGCGTTGGCAACGGCCGCCCGCGAAGGTGGATTGGACTTCTAG
- the rplF gene encoding 50S ribosomal protein L6 encodes MSRLGRKPVALPDKVKVSIDGQTVNIEGPLGKLSYTANPVITVELGEGEKEVIVSRKEDTRTGKAMHGLTRALIANMVEGVEKGYEKRLEVVGVGYLAAIAGDVLQLRVGFANEIHKKIPKDLTVTCPDQTHILVKGIDKQRVGQFAAEVRASRKPEPYKGKGVRYQGERVKLKPGKAAGK; translated from the coding sequence ATGTCCCGACTAGGTAGAAAACCCGTCGCCTTGCCCGATAAGGTCAAGGTGTCGATCGACGGTCAAACCGTAAACATCGAAGGCCCACTGGGTAAGCTCTCTTACACGGCGAATCCTGTCATCACCGTCGAACTGGGTGAAGGCGAAAAGGAAGTCATCGTATCACGTAAGGAAGATACCCGGACCGGTAAGGCCATGCACGGTCTGACTCGCGCTTTGATCGCCAACATGGTCGAAGGGGTAGAAAAGGGTTACGAGAAGCGACTGGAAGTGGTGGGTGTGGGTTACCTGGCTGCAATCGCCGGTGACGTTCTCCAACTTCGCGTCGGTTTCGCCAACGAAATCCACAAGAAGATTCCCAAGGACCTCACCGTCACCTGCCCCGACCAAACGCACATCCTGGTCAAGGGTATCGACAAGCAGCGCGTCGGTCAGTTTGCCGCCGAAGTGCGTGCCAGCCGTAAGCCTGAGCCTTACAAGGGCAAGGGTGTTCGCTACCAGGGCGAACGCGTTAAGCTGAAGCCTGGTAAGGCCGCTGGTAAGTAA
- the rpsH gene encoding 30S ribosomal protein S8: protein MMTDPIADMLTRIRNAVRVEHPHVEMPTSKVKRGLADVLKREGYIWDWVETEDHPVKQIRLELKYGPSGERVIQHIKRVSKPGRRIYSKSTELRPILNGMGITVISTSSGVISDREARQKKIGGEVLCEVW, encoded by the coding sequence ATGATGACCGACCCTATCGCCGACATGTTGACCCGTATTCGCAATGCGGTTCGCGTCGAGCACCCACACGTTGAAATGCCCACGTCCAAGGTCAAACGCGGTTTGGCCGACGTGCTGAAGCGTGAAGGCTACATCTGGGACTGGGTAGAAACCGAGGACCATCCGGTGAAGCAGATTCGCTTGGAACTGAAGTACGGCCCCAGCGGGGAACGCGTAATTCAGCATATCAAGCGCGTCAGTAAGCCTGGTCGTCGTATTTATTCCAAGTCGACCGAGCTCCGTCCGATTCTCAACGGCATGGGTATCACCGTGATCAGCACCTCCAGCGGTGTGATCAGTGATCGTGAAGCTCGCCAGAAGAAGATTGGCGGCGAAGTATTGTGCGAAGTCTGGTAA
- a CDS encoding type Z 30S ribosomal protein S14, producing the protein MASKSKIAKANREPKFSSRRERRCTMCGRPRAVYRKFGVCRICIRNLADRGLIPGLRKASW; encoded by the coding sequence GTGGCAAGCAAGTCAAAAATCGCCAAGGCCAATCGCGAGCCGAAGTTTTCGTCTCGGCGTGAACGTCGCTGCACCATGTGCGGCCGTCCACGTGCCGTGTATCGAAAGTTTGGTGTCTGCCGTATTTGTATTCGCAACTTGGCGGATCGAGGGCTGATTCCAGGTTTACGCAAGGCGAGTTGGTAA
- the rplE gene encoding 50S ribosomal protein L5 yields the protein MSKPRLQEQYENEVLPALAEKLGRKNPMNLPRLRKIVVNMGVGTAVTEKKHVDEAAEAMTEFTGQRPMICRARKSVAAFKLREGMPIGVKVTLRRQRMYEFLDRLVSLALPQVRDFRGVNPKSFDGNGNYTMGLTEQMVFPELNPDKYTRQQGMDITFVTTGATDDEARELLALLGMPFQREEPKKKKTA from the coding sequence ATGAGCAAACCACGACTTCAAGAACAATACGAAAACGAAGTGCTTCCCGCACTGGCAGAAAAGTTGGGGCGCAAGAACCCGATGAACCTGCCGCGTCTGCGGAAGATCGTCGTCAATATGGGTGTCGGCACGGCCGTTACCGAAAAGAAACATGTCGACGAAGCTGCTGAAGCGATGACCGAATTCACCGGCCAGCGACCAATGATCTGCCGTGCTCGCAAGAGCGTTGCGGCATTTAAGCTGCGTGAAGGTATGCCAATCGGCGTGAAGGTCACCCTTCGCCGTCAACGCATGTACGAGTTCCTGGACCGCTTGGTTTCGTTGGCTCTTCCACAGGTTCGCGACTTTCGTGGTGTGAACCCCAAGAGCTTCGACGGCAACGGCAATTACACGATGGGCCTCACCGAGCAGATGGTGTTTCCGGAATTGAATCCGGACAAGTACACCCGTCAGCAGGGGATGGACATCACCTTCGTCACCACCGGGGCAACCGATGACGAAGCTCGCGAACTGCTCGCTTTGTTGGGCATGCCGTTCCAGCGAGAAGAACCCAAAAAGAAGAAGACCGCCTAA
- the rplX gene encoding 50S ribosomal protein L24, whose translation MHIKVDDTVEIITGADAASELRGKVLKVYPEKGKILVEGAAKVYKHVKPSQRNPKGGKLSKEMPIDISNVMLVCTECKQRTKTGAKIKEDGSKVRYCKSCSAEIGQLSPAK comes from the coding sequence ATGCATATCAAAGTTGACGACACCGTCGAAATCATCACCGGCGCCGATGCGGCTAGCGAACTTCGTGGCAAGGTCCTGAAGGTCTACCCGGAAAAGGGCAAGATCCTCGTGGAAGGTGCGGCAAAGGTTTACAAGCACGTCAAGCCAAGCCAACGTAACCCCAAGGGGGGTAAGCTGTCGAAGGAAATGCCCATCGACATTTCCAACGTCATGCTGGTTTGCACTGAATGCAAACAACGCACCAAGACGGGTGCCAAGATCAAAGAGGACGGCAGCAAGGTTCGCTACTGCAAGTCGTGCAGTGCCGAAATCGGCCAGCTGAGTCCGGCCAAATAA
- the rplN gene encoding 50S ribosomal protein L14 — MIQQETRLAVADNTGAKEVMCIKVLGGTRKRTAGLGDVIICSVKEVVAGADVKKKAVVRAVIVRCKKPTRRPDGSYIRFDRNAVVLIDKDNNPRGTRIFGAVARELRDRKFMKIVSLASEVV; from the coding sequence ATGATTCAACAAGAAACAAGACTGGCCGTCGCCGACAACACCGGAGCGAAGGAAGTCATGTGCATCAAGGTTCTCGGTGGTACGCGTAAGCGAACCGCTGGCCTGGGCGACGTGATTATCTGCTCGGTGAAGGAAGTTGTGGCGGGTGCGGACGTAAAGAAGAAGGCCGTTGTGCGAGCTGTGATCGTTCGCTGCAAGAAGCCGACTCGTCGTCCGGACGGAAGCTACATCCGGTTCGATCGCAACGCGGTCGTGCTGATTGACAAAGACAATAATCCGCGTGGCACGCGTATTTTCGGTGCGGTCGCTCGTGAGCTGCGTGATCGCAAGTTCATGAAGATCGTCAGTTTGGCCAGTGAGGTGGTTTAA
- the rpsQ gene encoding 30S ribosomal protein S17: protein MPKKVLVGRVTGDKQDKTRRVEIARRIRHPLYGKYYSRRMVCHVHDENNESGLGDRVEIIESRPRSKTKRWELVRIVEKSTEVDVAALKAAREQAAHLQEQEDS from the coding sequence ATGCCCAAGAAAGTATTGGTCGGTCGAGTGACGGGCGACAAGCAAGACAAGACGCGACGCGTTGAAATCGCCCGTCGTATCCGTCATCCGCTGTACGGCAAGTACTACTCGCGTCGCATGGTTTGCCATGTGCATGACGAAAACAACGAGTCGGGTCTGGGCGATCGTGTCGAGATCATCGAGAGCCGCCCACGCAGCAAGACAAAGCGCTGGGAATTGGTTCGGATCGTGGAGAAGAGCACGGAAGTTGACGTGGCCGCTCTGAAGGCTGCTCGTGAACAAGCCGCTCACCTGCAAGAACAAGAAGATAGCTAA
- the rpmC gene encoding 50S ribosomal protein L29 → MKASELRELSDDQLQANLKNAMDTLFRLRVQSQTERLDAPSELAKNRKLVARIKTIQAERAAAAAST, encoded by the coding sequence ATGAAAGCAAGCGAATTGCGAGAACTGAGCGACGATCAGCTTCAGGCGAACCTGAAGAACGCCATGGATACTTTGTTCCGTTTGCGAGTTCAGTCCCAGACCGAACGTTTGGACGCCCCCAGCGAATTAGCGAAGAATCGCAAGTTGGTGGCTCGGATTAAAACGATTCAAGCCGAGCGAGCAGCCGCCGCGGCCAGTACCTAA
- the rplP gene encoding 50S ribosomal protein L16 — MKHRKSQRRRIKGNATRGNTVVLGDYGLQSTQAGHITAQTIEAGRIAAQQYVRGIGKLYIRIFPHKSVTARPLETRMGKGKGEPDRWVATVKPGTVMYELKGVTEQQAKICFARLAHKMPVRCRFVRRRPELETTEA; from the coding sequence GTGAAGCACCGAAAAAGCCAAAGAAGACGTATAAAAGGTAATGCCACTCGTGGCAATACCGTCGTCCTTGGTGATTACGGACTTCAATCCACACAAGCGGGTCACATTACCGCTCAAACGATCGAAGCGGGTCGTATCGCTGCTCAGCAGTACGTCCGTGGTATCGGTAAGTTGTACATCCGGATCTTCCCCCACAAGTCCGTAACGGCTCGTCCGTTGGAGACTCGTATGGGTAAGGGTAAAGGTGAGCCTGACCGTTGGGTCGCCACCGTGAAGCCTGGTACGGTAATGTACGAGCTGAAGGGTGTCACCGAGCAACAAGCGAAAATTTGTTTCGCTCGTTTGGCTCATAAGATGCCGGTTCGATGCCGCTTCGTGCGTCGTCGCCCGGAACTGGAAACAACCGAGGCCTAG
- the rpsC gene encoding 30S ribosomal protein S3, which produces MGQKVNPVAFRTGVMVGWKSKWFASKRDFPGLLLEDKKIRDFILKHPDQRIRQKYRNAGIDKVEIERTRDEVRVTLFVARPGLIIGQKGQEVEKLQEELQNLVGRRINLKIEEVGRPELRAQLVAEDIADQLAKRASFRRTMKRAIESTMEAGARGIKIQMAGRLGGAEMARREKQIEGSIPLSTLRAKIDYGFTEARTPQGHIGVQVWINNGFYEGDDSDGYDASTSEAPKKPKKTYKR; this is translated from the coding sequence ATGGGACAAAAAGTTAATCCAGTTGCGTTTCGTACCGGCGTCATGGTCGGCTGGAAGAGCAAGTGGTTTGCATCGAAGCGTGATTTTCCAGGCCTGCTACTGGAAGACAAAAAGATCCGGGACTTCATTCTGAAGCACCCTGATCAGCGTATTCGCCAAAAGTATCGTAATGCAGGCATCGACAAAGTCGAAATCGAACGGACCCGCGACGAAGTTCGCGTGACGCTGTTCGTTGCCCGACCAGGTCTGATCATCGGTCAGAAGGGTCAGGAAGTCGAAAAGCTGCAGGAAGAATTGCAAAACCTGGTTGGCCGTCGCATCAATCTGAAGATTGAAGAAGTCGGTCGTCCGGAACTGCGAGCCCAGTTGGTTGCCGAGGACATCGCCGACCAGTTGGCCAAGCGTGCCAGCTTCCGCCGCACGATGAAGCGTGCGATCGAAAGCACTATGGAGGCCGGTGCCCGTGGCATCAAAATCCAAATGGCCGGTCGTCTTGGCGGTGCGGAAATGGCTCGCCGCGAAAAGCAAATTGAAGGATCGATTCCGTTGAGCACCCTGCGGGCCAAGATCGATTACGGCTTCACCGAAGCTCGTACGCCGCAGGGACATATCGGGGTTCAGGTCTGGATCAATAACGGTTTTTACGAAGGGGACGACTCCGATGGCTATGATGCCTCGACGAGTGAAGCACCGAAAAAGCCAAAGAAGACGTATAAAAGGTAA
- the rplV gene encoding 50S ribosomal protein L22, whose translation MFKATHRLARISPRKVRPLADLVRGKLADEALDILRYQPQRGARLLEEVIKSAIGNSQDSEQNEGRAANQHALFVREARVDGGPIIKRFRPRARGSAFPILKRTCHIHVTLEELQG comes from the coding sequence ATGTTCAAAGCGACCCACCGACTGGCACGCATCAGCCCGCGAAAGGTGCGCCCGCTAGCCGATTTGGTGCGTGGCAAGCTGGCCGACGAGGCACTCGACATTCTGCGATACCAACCGCAGCGTGGTGCCCGTCTGCTGGAAGAAGTCATCAAGAGTGCCATCGGCAACTCGCAAGATTCGGAACAGAACGAGGGCCGCGCTGCGAACCAGCACGCTTTGTTTGTTCGCGAGGCTCGCGTTGATGGTGGCCCGATCATTAAGCGATTCCGCCCCCGAGCTCGTGGAAGCGCGTTCCCGATTTTGAAGCGGACCTGTCACATTCACGTCACCCTGGAGGAACTCCAAGGCTAA
- the rpsS gene encoding 30S ribosomal protein S19, which yields MSRSLKKGPYVDPNVYEKVAKQEEAGTKDPIKTWARSCTIIPEFIGHTFMVHNGKAHLKVYVTEDMIGHKLGEFAPTRTFRGHGADKKKK from the coding sequence ATGAGCCGATCCCTAAAAAAAGGGCCGTACGTCGACCCGAACGTTTATGAAAAGGTTGCCAAGCAAGAAGAAGCTGGCACCAAGGACCCAATCAAGACTTGGGCACGATCTTGCACGATCATTCCCGAGTTCATCGGTCACACGTTCATGGTTCACAACGGCAAGGCCCACCTGAAGGTTTATGTCACCGAAGACATGATCGGGCACAAGCTCGGTGAATTCGCGCCGACGCGAACCTTCCGTGGTCACGGCGCTGATAAGAAGAAGAAATAA